The stretch of DNA AATAAGTGAATAAGGATGCTCGAGAGCATGGGCCAGGAGGGAACGAGAAGGTCCCAGGGATGCTACAGGGAACAAAAACACTCTGATGTGGCTCATCCTTGAAGCACCATTTGCATCCAACCATCACCTCCTTCCCCAAACACCCCTGTGAAGACACAGGCAGgagcctctctgctgctgtcacattTATTTGGGAACATCTGCTTTCTACGCTGCCCGACGCCTCACGCCAACAGCCACCACAGCCACAGTGAGCAAACTGAGAGCacacagcaggaggagggcCCCAGGGAGCCATGGGTTGGGTCctgcagaagaagagaaaggttGGTTACACACCTGGGGCCCCTGAGCAGGTGCTGAGCCCTGGCATGGCATCTcctggctggggctgagctggggaggTCATCTCCTGTGAAGGGTAAGAGCCACTGGAGCTGGGGGTACGTCGGGGTCCTGAGGGCACTAACAGGACTCAGTCACCCCAATTGGCCTCACATGGGGCCTCCACCCACACCTGCTGCCCAGGGGCTCCATTTAGTTCGTCATTCACGCGGCTGGTCTGAGCTATGCTGTAGGTGGCCTTGGTCCTGGACCTCTGCTTGGATCTCCTGGATTGACCTCGGTGCTCAGAAGGAGCCTGCCTTGCTGGGTTGATGCAGAGGTCCAGTGTGAGAGCCCAGCCTTCCTCGCCTGGCTCCTGACTCCtggtcccttcccaccctgctcaGCCTGACCTGTGCCCGGTACGGAGCCACTCACCAGAGCCAACCTCTCTGTGCTGGTTTGGCTCCTGGAGCATGCCCTGCATGGCCGTGACACCTGAAAGACTCCACGCTCCTGTGCGGAGCAGTGACTTTAGCAGCCCTTTTAAAGAACCTGGCGTTGCCTAGAGAGTTGCAAGGGTCCgtgagctgctcctgccctccccagaGGGACATACATACCCCCCAGGTCATGTTGGTCAGTCCGGGAATGGtgggtctctgctcccaaggaaggAGCAGCCAGCAGGTGGATGGGCCCATAGGAGACAATCTTATTGTAGTCATTGGCCAGTGCCCGCTTGCTCCACCGGTGCCTGGGGCACTGCTGTGGACAAAGCCAAGGGAAAGGTGTTGGGAGCAGAGGACAGGGGAGAAGCCCACTCCAGGGGCAAGAGCAGATCCTGGTGGTCTGCCCCTGGCAGAGGCACCACTGGGGCTGCAGCCTGGGAGCGGTCAAGACCCCAGACGAGCCTGCTCCTCCCCAGGTCCTAGCATAAACCTCTCCTCCTGCAAATACCCAACagacagaaggaagagggaaaggagctTTCTGGTGGGTTCAAGCCCTTGTACCTTTAGTTCAAGGTGCTgggctgagctcctgctgctgggaggtgTTTATTGTGCTGAGGCAtccaaaaccagagcagagcCCCTTCTCCAAACAGCAGGCCCAGGGAAGGGAGGTCCCTCTGCATGGCCAGGGCACGGTGCAGACCACTGGGAGAGCTCACCTTGGCACAGGGCTCTGGGCCGTTGGGGAGACAGAGCTGGACACGACAGTGCAGGAACACCTCGGGGTAACCGACAAACTGGAACATCTGGAAGCTGAACTTGGCGGTAGTTCTCTCTCCAAAGCTGTTCAGGTATGTCACTGTCTCATCATGGGGACACCTGGGACACCATGGCTGAGTCAGCAGGGAGAAACAAGGGGGAGCATCCCAGCCTGGGACACCAAGCACACAGGGACTGGGTGCAGCCCCCAGGCTTTGCTGAACAGAACTATTTCTGTCttggtgctggtggggatgCCTTTCCTTGGCACCCTGCGTTGTGCCCAGCTCCAGGAGGAACTGTTACCAGCACAGGAGCTGGCTTGTGTCTTGCTCCGGGGggccacagctgctctgcatgGGTGCAGTGAGCCTGGCTGTGGTTCCCACTTCCCAGATATCCATGTTACCAGCTTTAGCTTGGCTGCAGCCACCTTTAATGCAAGCTCTTCAGCAGAGACCTCTCGGCACATTGCAGCAAGGTCACCAGCTGCCCAGAAGTgatgctggagggaaggcagcGCTGTTGGCAGCAGTGCAGGGTCAGGAGAGGGGGCTTAGTTTAGAGTGGTTAGAGGGATCATTTATGGGGCTGTTCCACCTATTCAATGATGGTGTCCACCATAGGTTCCACCCATGAGAATGATGGTGTCATTGCTCCCTCACAGCAACCTGTCCTTAGCACCCAGCAAAGACATATGACTGTGCTCATGGTGCAAGGAGACCAGATGCGCTACAGGCACTCCACTCACCCCTTCTCAATAAGCTTGTGCTGCACGTCCTGGTAGGGATCTGCGCTCGGCGTGGCCCAGCAGTCCTCAACACTCAGCAGGAAGTACTTGATCTGGTGCTGTCCTTCTATCTTCAGCAGAACATAGAGTGTGTCTGTGACAGGGACAGCCACAGCCGGCAGGTGATAGGGCTGGAGGTAGGAGGGGGTCTTGTACAGTCTCATGCTGACGTTGAAGTGTCCTTCTCTGACCACGAACTGCACCAGCctgagaagagaggaggagaccTCACAAACAGAATAAGGCAGGAAGGACATAGCACAAATCAGGCCAATGGCAGAGGTGCACTGACTCGGGATGTGCCTCTGCTCTCAGGTGAGAGCCAGGCCCCAAGCTGCCTCCTGGCTGGTATGTCCACACTGTGTGCGGACAGAGGCGAGGAGCTCCAGGAGTTCTCACTGACTGGCTGGCCAGTGAGGGCTACGAGAAAGGCAACTCAGGAGGTCCTGACCTGCACCTCCACAGGGGCCTGGTGGGGGCATCTCCCAGTTCCCACCCTTTATTTTTTGGATAGCTGGTTTCAAGCAGTGAGGCTAGGAGAAAGGTAGATTGTGCATGCCCCTCTTTGGCTCTGTCCCAGGCCTAAACCTCGTGTTGAAAAACCattttgggaagagaaagggaggcAGCCTGATCTCAGAGCTCTCTAGTGGCTCCCCAGGGCCTTTGCAGATCACCTCATTGAAGGCATCTATTTTTCTGCAAGCTCTTTCATGTCAGCAGCGAGGTGAAGAGGGACCACTCACTTGTCAACAGCAGTGACAGTGAAGGGCAGCCTCACCACCTGCTCGTAGGCGTAGACACAGGAGAAATGCACCTCAAGCTGAAAACTCCGGGAGATTGCTGCCCCATGCGCTTCCCGCTCTGACTCCATGACATTGGAGTACGACACGTGGGAGCTGTTTTGCTGGAACGACACAGAAATCAAGTCTCCAGAATATGTCTAAGTCCATACGCAGAGCCCCAAGGTCCAGTTCAGATGGTGCAACTCAGCTGCCCCAGGCCTGGATACCTGCTGGGGTTTTGCTCAAGCCCCGTGTCCAGGGGCTGCTGGCAACCATCATCAGAGCAGGCAGGAATCAGCAGAGTGACCACAGGTGAGGGCAATGCAGAGTTGGAGCACTGGTTCTTCTGAACCCTCCCTGACCCATGAATCAAGTGAGGGACCAAGGGGCTATAGCCAGGACTGCAGAGCTCAGAGGATGCTACCAGAAAGCTGTGGGCTGTTATCTAGGTGATAGCTAGAGCTTTCCGACAGCCCCCAGTGAAGCCTTCCAAGGGGAATGAGAACTTTACAGCACCCTGATATCAAAGGAAAAGCTTCTGGGGCTTCCCCTTTGCTGTCCACACTCTGCACGTCTGCTCCTCTCATGGCTTCAGAGCTACACAGAGGCTCTGCTGGATCCTTACCTGAATTACTGATCCACAAGCAGTGTGGTTTTCACCTGTGAGAGTGGCTGCAAAAAACAGCtcaccctcttcttccctttctgagACCTTGCATGCCTGGTTCCTCAAGTGGACAAGCCGCCGGGGGATCTTCAGGAGTTCAAACGCCTCCTTCCTCACCATCATCTTCATGTGCTCTTCCTCACAGGCCAACTTCAGTACCACATCTAGGGAAAAAAGCCATCTGCAATAGCAATAAGGGCCTGAAGGAGCCCTAGGTCAGCTATGGGGCGGCACAGTCCCACTGAGCTCAGCAGACCCTCATCCCAGCCTGGTTGGAGGCTGCTGGTGGGGCTCTTCACAGACACTGGGCAAAAGACAAACCTGCGGGAACACACAGACATTAATGTGGGTCTGTTACTTTCTCCTGGTTGCTTAAGACCTGCACAAGTCCATGGCCACTGCTACCCTGAACAGACACAGTCCTTAAGCTCAAGACATCAAAGGCAGATGTCGTGGGTCTGGCCCCTTTTGAGGGCTGTCTACAGAATCACTGCAGCCTGCCAAGGGCACCAGACAGGGACAGGGATCCTCTCTTGCAGATGAAGAAGACACAGGTTTTGACCAGTGTCTGGAAGAGGCTTcactggagctgtgctggaatATGTGTGCTTGTTCTGACACTGTGAGGCaactgtgctctgcagcatgccctgctgccctggcacGGGTTCTTGGCAGACAAGGAATTAAGGAATTAAGACttttggggaggaaggaaatggCCTGTGACTGGGTTTTGTACCAATGTGTAGTCAGGACATGATGGTGgtggcaggcaggagctgggacgTGCTCCCGGAGCCTGCATTGGAGAGCAGTGGTAACACCAGTGCACCATGCCCATCACCCTTCCCTCTGGTGCCCCTGGACAGACTAGGGAGGGCTCATAGCATCCCCTACCTTGGCAGAATGCCCCTGCGAAGCCTGGTCTGCAGCTGCAAACGGGTCTGTCCTCCATCAGCTGGCAGTGCCCCTGGTGCTGACATGGGTTTGGCAGGCAGGAGTTCAGGCTCCTCTTGAGACGGAGGGCAGCCCCTCGCCTGGGGCTTGCCAGCTCCCCTGCAGCAATGGAAAGGTGAGAAAGCTGAAACTCAGCAAGAACATCTCCCCTGTGAGAGACGCGAGAGCGAATTCACCCACAGCATGAAGCCCTGCACAGCTCGCCAGGGCTGAGATCCTCACCTAGAGCAAGGGCAGACACACCTGAGGAAGAACCTGCCCCTTGGCAGGACGCGCCGCCAGAGGGGTGTCCCGGGCGGATGGTGGAACCTCACCGGTCAGAGGAAGACGCTTTCTACCCTGTCTATCTGAGcggccgagccgagccgagccaTGGCCAAGGCTGTCACCACTAAGACGGCGTGGAAGCTGCATGAGTGTCGCTGGGCTCTCCACCTGGGGGAGGGCGGAGAGGCTGCCCCAGCTGGAAAGAGGGGTGGAGGAGGCAGTTTGTGATAGGAACCGGCTAATCGCTGCCTCTGGTGTGGGTGCCCTGGcctcttcccatcccactgACTGGAACTTTTAACTTCCAGGAATCCCTTTTGAAAGCACAGTGGAACAGCTTAGGGCCTTGTCATGGCTATTTGCAAAGGATCACAGCCTGTGTTTTTCTGATGAGGTGCTGTAATGCTATCCTATATTTCTAGGTAGCCCCACGTGAGTAACATATTACAAGAACAACCAAAGGAGTGATGGAACCTCCCTCGGAGCCCAGGTCACAGCAGGGAGTTGCCCCTGTCGGTGTCAGGTTAGCCCATTTGGGGTTGCCCTTAATTTGTGCCAATAGGTGACTGAGCTCATtgctgcaggagggatgagGTGATCTTTGCAGGGCCCATATGTCTCATTCTCTTGAAGCTGCTTTGTAAGAGACATAGTTTGCTGCTTTTATGCCTGTTATTTTCCTTGGCAGGAGCAGTAAACAGTTGCTGGCTATCAATTTCTAGCTGCTTTGCTGGTCACTGATGGGTTATTCCATAGGGGCTGTTGAGGAATGCCTAGAAGCAATGGGAAGTGTTCAGAAGTGTGAGCTTTAGACCAGTGACTTCGGGTCTTGAAACTGCCTAGCAGAAATACAGTACCCTTGACTAGTAACACATTAAGGCAGGTGAGGTAATTGACTTCATTTCCTACCTTTTGGAGCAGAAAGCCAGTTTGTCATGTTATCTTCCTAGCCCTGAAACTCCTGCAGTTATAGGAAAAGCTGCAAATTGATCAATCTCCATTCTCTTTAAGTGGGCAGAAGTTCTTGATCTTAATTTTTCTAACTTCTGACCCATCTTAGCATCCTCTTTAGAGCAAGAAGCATTCTGAAAGTTAAGAATGTTTTGGTGATGCTAATCAGGAGCTTTGTATGACTGAGCTGGTGGGTGTTAGCTGGCGATGAATACTTCATTAAGAAAAACCTCTGTGGGTTTAAGGAAATGGACACTTTGCTTGGGGGGTGGATGAAGCTATCTGGCCACAGCTGGTATCAGGCTATAACAAATGGCTTTTATGAGCAGAGGGTTGGATGCTTCAGCAATGACTCTTacacttaaaatatattattaagaACGAAATCaagaggagggaagcagcagaggtgCTTATGCACTCCTCTCTGCAGCAATGCTCAGCATCTGTCCTTTCAATTTTAACTAGTGAGTGAATACTAATTGTTCTGTTTGTTACCTTCAAGACTTTGTATACATCCATACTTTAGCATTGTCATATGGAAGATTGGTCTTTCAACACAACACAAGCATTTTTGCCCTTCTTGTGTAACTTAGGATCCCGTTACCTTTGTAATTTGAAAGGTGTTTCTCCAGCTAAAGTGAAAATTGCgcagttttgctttcaaaaaagcaCTCAGAGCTTGAGATCAAAGTACCTGTAACTATTATTGCAGTCATCTAATATCCTTTTGGATTAGTGTTGCATGTAAAATGATCAAACTGCTCTTCCCAGCAAAACAGTCCGAATGAAAGCTGTATTGATTGTCTTTTCACAAACAAGTTTCATAACTACCAGGCATGCAAATCCTGTGAACTTTCAGAGAACTGTAAAAGGCAGAAACTGGTAAATATATCTGCCAAAAATTTGAGTGGGTTTAAAAATCCACTGTGAAAATTAGATGTCTAAGCAAAGATGCTAGTTTGGCTTCTCCTTTGCCCTTAACTTGTTTATGATGAGGCCTCTTTAGAGCTCTGTCATTATGAAGCCTTCTCAGTGTCAGAGCTTCACCTCAGCCCCCAGTCTTTGAACAGTCTTTTAGTATCAATCACATTTGTTCTTTTGTGCCCTTTGGGATATATCTTCATCCTTCCTTTGTCACAGTTTCACATGCTGCATTGCTAAGTTTCACCTGTGTTACACAGCAGGACTGTAGCAAAGCCTCTGTcaaagctgggagaagggagCTCCACCTACCCCTGCTGCTGAGTCtggtatttttctgtgtaaggTAACAAACTGCACTGCTGCTAATCTGCCAGTTCCTCTTAGGTTGGacagtctgctgctgctttctagAACAGGATTAGAAGGCCATTAACAAGATGACTCTGgctgctgcattttcttgcaGCTTCTTGGACAGCTCTACTTACCAAGACCCATTTGGGTACTGAAGATAAAGCAGCTTCTTGTGAGCAGGTTGCCACAGTTGAGAAAATCTTCAAAGACTACCAAGCTGCTGCTAGTGAGAGAAGATGCTTTTTGtaagctgtcctgggttcagctatagcagtcatttttctccttcttagtagctggtgcagtgctgtgttttttaactttcagcctgggaacaacgctgataacactgatgtttttagttgttgctaagtaatgtttattccaaccaaggactttctcagtctcatgctttgccagggaggaggggaagccgggcggaagcagagacaggacacctgacccaaactagccaaaggggtattccataccacagcacgtcatgcccagtatataaaccggggggagttacccggaaggcctgatcactgctcaggtcgggctgggtatcggtcggcgggtggtgagcaattgtatcctctccccttgttatttcactaatcgttattatcattggtggtagcagtagtggttttgtattataccttagttgcgggactgctcttatctcaacccgtgggagttacattcttcccattctcctccccatccctccgggagcggggggaggaagaaggggggggggggcgtgagcggctgtgtggttctgagttaccggctgggctcaaaccacgacagttctttttggcgcccaacgtggggcacaaagggttgagataatgacagatctgaccagagtgtgtttaatcatatttgtgataagcattcattgttactactcgtcacaatggtgattatttggctctcagacttgttgcgcttgatctcagagtttcagcatgttgtaccttacttacagccactatttgctgttttagtgcttatcggctggggggcctgggctaaggttcttgtttcactgtacttcatggtaatgacttgtaatacaatagactcattgatcatgaaactggtctggtttgtgcttccagcgtggccatcacctctatacattgggaggtatataatgaaatattttagcaattgcatatctttttttttctcctcggggggtaaacttacgaaggaagcattctctttcaccccccgttcccccaccagcctatttgcaacagcagttgagagttctgaaggttttagatggcctttgagtacccttgaaacctgcctgctgattgtgctggggatcagcatgttggcaaacatacggagtgtgttttacccacggccatcccgtcgtaggaacatcctatttcgtttaatctcaaaaattcagcagtatcaggttcgaatctggtctagggttagacgacgatataggaggaccaccaggagattttccctgaggctggacagttatgagtggcagggtgtgtgggatagtatgggcaagtacctaggccagtgggcccctccagtgctttggaacttcaccactgaacaagtgcaacatccggaaaaactagtaaaacacttaaacgaggtgtgctgtcgtcctggttataccagagagggacaaatcttggcaacgtgctggggcttggcctatgcctacagagccctgctcaacactatccagcaccttcaaagggaaaaaaatgtctctggatctgatggcaaagcaacagacaatgcagctatgccaactacaagcacagcagctactcagaccctgaccaaaacagtcaacacagctactccaagtacagcagctacatcaaccccagtgacaagcacaacagctactcaaaccctgaccacaacagacaacgcaactactccaacttcaaatacagcagttacaccaaccccagtgacaagcacaacagctactcaaaccccgacagcaacagacaatgtggctactccaagcaccgcagccacaccaaccccagtgacatgcacagtagctactcaaaccccgacagcaacagacaatatggctactccaagcaccgcagctacaccaaccccagtgacaagcacagtagctactcaaaccccgacagcaatagacaatgcagctgttggtgttactcaactcccaagcacaacagctgcaccaaccccagcaatagacattgcaaccactccaatcctagtggcagacactgcagccactccaaccacagtgacaaacactgcagctaaaccaaatgtccagtttgtgacaatgtctgttgcccctgtaagcaaaagcagacgaaaggcacaaagagcaacccgcgaagagaagaaagatgaagacccaatgccattactacatgcaacagcatctgaacaagagttactactacgtgggtcagaggaagaggaagaagaagaagaggtcacttctcgaccccggacctcaaccgaactgcggaatatgcgaaaagatttcacccgtcttccaggggagcacattgtcacctggttgctccgatgctgggacaatggggccgacggtcacgagCTAGAAGGGAgtgaagccaagcagctgggatcacttgctaaggaaggaggaattgacaaagcgattgcaagagagaagcgagccctcagtctttggaggcggctcctggcagctgtgaaggaaaggtttccctacaaagacgatattacgactcgctcagccaactggaccacgatagagaaaggcatccagtccctgagggaatcagccattctagagatgatctatcgtaggccggatgccaggaacacatccgtagatccagatgaagtcgaatgtacacgacccatgtggcagaaactcacacggagtgcgccatcatcatatgcccacacattggcatcaatgacctggaatgacggaatatcaccaacagtggattgcctgattcgtcaactccgagagttcgaagacaatctcaccccttccatcatttcagctgtggaaaaactgtcccaggagttcaaacaattgagagacgatttatccgatctatccagctccccacacgtaccaacccatgtctcagctattaacagaaggcgccctactgctcgagaaagaaaatataggaggtacacgccacgggccaccctatggttttacctgcgggatcatggagaagacatgaggaagtgggatggaaaacctacttcagctctggagcaacgggtgcgtgaactgaagaggagaacaatggtcaaggatgatcctcccaggaaagctgctgctccagtctctggcgagcagtttcccagatggagcgaaagagctgattttactccagctcctgtgagaaggaatactaatccctttctacaagacagaagtggagaattttgtgatcactattagaggggccctgcctccagccaggtggaggagagggataatcgggtttactggactgtgtggatcagatggcctggcacatcagtcccacagaagtataaggctctagtagataccggtgcacagtgtactctgatgccatcaaggtatcaagggttggaacccatttatatttctggagtgacaggaggatcccaagcgttaactatgctggaagctgaaatcagcctgactgggaggaagtggcaaaagcaccccattgtaactggtccaggggctccatgcatccttggcatagactatctcaggagagggtatttcaaagacccaaaagggtatagatgggcttttggtatcgctgccttggagacagaggaaattaagcagctgtcccccttgcccggtctctcagaggatccttctgttgtggggttgctgaaggtcgaagaacaacaagtgccaattgcgaccacaacagtgcaccggcggcaatatcgcaccaaccgagactccttgattcccatccataagctgatccgcagactggagagccaaggagtgatcagcaggacccgctcaccctttaatagccccatatggccagtgcaaaagtctaatggagagtggagattaacagtagactatcgtggcctgaacgaagtcacaccaccattgagtgctgccgtaccggacatgttagaacttcagtatgaactggagtcaaaggcagccaagtggtatgccacaattgacattgccaatgcatttttctcaatccctttggcagcagaatgcaggccacagtttgctttcacttggaggggcgtccagtacacttggaaccgactgccccaggggtggaaacacagccctaccatctgccatggattgatccagacttcactggaacaggggcaagctccagaacacctgcaatacattgatgacatcatcgtgtggggtgatacagcggaagaagtttttgacaaatggaggaagataatccaaatcctgctgaaggccggttttgccataaaacggaataaggtcaagggacctgcacaggagattcaatttttgggaataaaatggcaagatggacgccgccagatccccacagacgtgatcaacaagataacagcaatgtctccaccaactaacaagaaagaaacacaagctttcttaggtgttgtggggttctggagaatgcacatcccaaattacagtctgattgtaagccctctctaccacgtgacccggaagaagaatgatttcaaatggggccctgagcaacaacaagcctttgaacaaattaaacgagaaatagttcatgcagtagcccttggaccagtccgggccgggccagatgtgaaaaatgtgctctataccgcagctggggagaatggtcctacctggagcctctggcagaaagctccaggggagactcgaggtcgacccctcggcttttggagtcggggatataaaggatccgaggccagctatactcccactgaaaaagagatactggcagcctatgaaggggttcgagctgcctcagaagtgattggaagtgaagcgcagctcctcctggcaccccggttgcctgtgctgggctggatgttcaaaggtagggtctcctctacacatcatgcatcggatgctacatggagtaagtgggccacactaattacacaacgagctcgaataggaaatcccagtcgtccaggaattctagaagtcatcatggactggccagagggcaaagattttgggatgtcaccagaagaggaggtgacgcgtgctgaagaggccccaccatataatgaactgtcagagagtgaaaagcaatatgccttgtttactgatgggtccttccatattgtgggaaagcatcagagatggaaggcagctgtgtggagtcccctgagacaagttgcagaaagtgctgaaggagagggtgaattgagtcagtttgcagaggtgaaagccatccagctggccttggacattgctgaacgagaaaaatggccagtgctttatctctacactgactcatggatggtggtaaacgccctgtgggggtggctgcagcaatggaagcagagcaactggcaacgcagaagtaaacccatctgggctgctgcattgtggcaagatatcgctgccagggtgc from Strigops habroptila isolate Jane chromosome W, bStrHab1.2.pri, whole genome shotgun sequence encodes:
- the LOC115618993 gene encoding uromodulin-like, which gives rise to MDVYKVLKVESPATLMQLPRRLSGDSLGHGSARLGRSDRQGRKRLPLTGELASPRRGAALRLKRSLNSCLPNPCQHQGHCQLMEDRPVCSCRPGFAGAFCQDVVLKLACEEEHMKMMVRKEAFELLKIPRRLVHLRNQACKVSEREEEGELFFAATLTGENHTACGSVIQQNSSHVSYSNVMESEREAHGAAISRSFQLEVHFSCVYAYEQVVRLPFTVTAVDKLVQFVVREGHFNVSMRLYKTPSYLQPYHLPAVAVPVTDTLYVLLKIEGQHQIKYFLLSVEDCWATPSADPYQDVQHKLIEKGCPHDETVTYLNSFGERTTAKFSFQMFQFVGYPEVFLHCRVQLCLPNGPEPCAKQCPRHRWSKRALANDYNKIVSYGPIHLLAAPSLGAETHHSRTDQHDLGGPNPWLPGALLLLCALSLLTVAVVAVGVRRRAA